The genomic window GCAAAGTGAGAAACTGACTcgttctgttttcttgtattgtGGAAAATGCTTGCTTATTATAATTATGTGGTTTTTCATCTACAGATATGGACGAGTGTAGAATACTCAACAATAATGGACGTCACAAATATTGTTGCGAAGGTAGCATGTGTGTTAACACTCGGGGAGGGTACCATTGCGTGTtccacaagaagaagacgttGCCAATTATCATAGATTCATAGGTATGCAATTTTATCATTCAGATTTATGTATTCATATAATGGGACTGATGACTCCCCTTGGTAACTGCGTTTGGCCATCGTAGTAGAAATTGTTGGAGCCTTGTCGCACCTGAACTTAGGCGCCTTATTGGGGATATATGTTATCCGATTAGGATTAGTACAATATCTTTGATGATAGAGTTTCTAACCTATATTTTAgggatttatgtttatctCTTGATAGAGATCATTGTATATAAATACCATAGTTTGTGAATCAATAAAATCAAGTCAGTTCAATACCTTATTctacatggtatcagagcagtCGATCTTTGTGGATCATAATTAAAGCTTCCGCATTATAGATTTTGTAATCAAGAAAAGATTATGAAGATGGTGATCACTGAAGGAGAAGACGGTGCCTCCGACGGTGGAAATGAAAACGACGAAGATGTCGGCATGTTAAGGGATGGAGGTTACGTGATTGTTTCTTAATCACATGGgtattatttttccaaaactttAAGTCGTTggttttctatgtttttagtaggattggttttggtttttctttttctttttatgttacTGGAATTATTCTTGAGTTAAGAAATTTTCAGagtttttgtgttcttagtAAGAGAGTTTGGTAATAGTTTTACCGTTACGGGGGAGTTTGGTTATGGTTTAGCCATTAGTAGAGTTTGTGGAACATTCATGTTTTTAGGTCATGTTTAGTCCCGAGTTATAGACCGTCCAAGATAAAGATGATTGTTTGTGGAGCAGCATAATTTGCGTACACGGGATGTATTCCCTTTTACCAAGACCGAAGACATGATGAAGTTCCACCCCAAGAATGAAGTTTATACCCTAAGATGTTTATTTACATGATTTGTCCGTCCTCGACATATTGTCCACGACATACGTGTTCCGCTTTGTGATTGcaaagtttgtgttttgcGTACCACGTTTGTCGTGCGGGGGAGTATTGGGGATATATGTTATCCGATTAGGATTAGTACAATATCTTTGATGATAGAGTTTCTAACCTATATTTTAgggatttatgtttatctCTTGATAGAGATCATTGTATATAAATACCATAGTTTGTGAATCAATAAAATCAAGTCAGTTCAATACCTTATTCTACACGCCTCTATCAAAATCTATCACATAGACATAAAGAGATCTAAATATGGATGGTAGTATTTTCGTTGTGAAGAAGTCTACATGAATTCTTAAAAATGATATCAATCTTCTTCGTGTCATAAATGTACCATGGCCCATCGTCAATCCAATACTTAGTCGCGACAGGACCGCTCATCCCCGAATCTGGATTATCCGCGATGGCTATATTCTCGCTGTAGGGTCCTTCGGAGAGGGCCACGGCGCAGTCATCAATACATTTGTTAGCGATGCTTTGTGCATAGGCTGCAAGAAAACAGTTGTGTTTGGTCGATTTGTATCATACTCGTTTTTCttgccaaaagaaaacagttgTGTCAACAATATCTAGAGATTTCATTTTACATTGATATCCAAAATTTGTCTGTTTTGATCCTTCAATTTGATTTTCTCCTACCTTTTCAAAAGTTGTTTAGCCTTAACTGTTGCCTTGTGTGTTATCATGTAACCACATCTATCGCTAAGGCAAGGAACTAGGAGAATTTGCTGTCAGAATGTAtcattgtgtgtgtgtgtgtgttttatacTTAATACTTGTATATACACAATTTATAAAGTATTCAAGCACATGTATAAAAACAATCGTAACTTGAAAATTTCACTAATAAACTTAtgtagttttttgtttgtgtaagaAGAAAGCACAAAGATAAGTAACTAATGCTTGAGATTCATTATCGTAAACATCAATAGGAAAGTTGACCAGGGATATTCTCCGGAGGAGGATCATTCTGACACCTCACCTAATCACGTTTCACGATCTGAGTATAGTCATCGCACACAAACATGCACGAATTGGTGTCATAGCTTACCATATCCAATACTTGGTTGCCGCAGGACCACTCATCCCAGAATCCAGATTTTCTCCGAAGAACACTACGACGCAGTCATCGATACATTTGTTAGCGATTCTCTGTGCATAGGCTGCAAGAGTCTCGTTCCAATCCTTGACGTATTCTACGTTGTGAGCGGCGAGCATTTCTTGCTGTTCGATATCGACTCCTGGGCTTCCCTTTGGCGGTTGAGCGAGGGTACCACGAGCCAGGAGGGACAATAATGCGACTAAGAGAAGggtataaccaaaaaaactccttattctccatttttttgctcttttgagaatattttttatttcttggcTAGTATATATAGAAGTTGGGTTCGGTGGGCTAAAAAAACAAGCTTGGAAACTTCAAATCTTTCgttaatttactaaatagAAAAGTTAAATAATATCCTTTACTCTAATGTGTCGATATTAACATTAatccacatttttttttgaaaaaaatgttaaattatatctTTAGAAAAATAACGTTGTTACAACTAGTGCATCAGGCGTTTGATAAAGAAAGTATTGAAACTTAGATTGAGTTTGCTAAATCTTAGGATCGGCTTTGAAGTCAAGCTTGGAAGCATGCTTCATAACGACAGTCCTTCTACCTTTGTTTGGTTGTGATCTGATTTCTCATTTATATATCAATCCATTTGATTAGTTGGCCTGCAGTATTCGGTGTTTCACTGTGTCTCCGTCCATTTCTTTCCCTCCAATAATGTATGCAGTGATTTGGAAGATATACTTGATAATAAACTCTCGATTCGACAATGATGATTCTTGGATACATGAGTGAGAATCTGAGACCAGCCGTTGGAGTAGTGTGTCTTAAAGACGCCTTTGGCAAGCGCTGCTTAGACTTCCGAAGCATAGCagcaagagaaaaagagatggTCCCGTGTTTTAATGCAGTGGCTACATAAAAATGCATTCCCTCAATGCTCCTCTGTCCCACTTAAGCTTACGAGCACCAGTGGCGAGACGGTCGTGGGCTGCCAGCCATATCAACACTTTTTCTTATACGACATTACACTTTTTCTTACGagtgtttatattttattgatcTGCAATGTATCTGTTCGTCCATGccaaatcaaatctatatctaTCATGTAACGAAGcatatataatcataatttCAAATCTTCATTAATAAACTTATTCGTTTGTTATTATAACTTGtcatagatttgtttttggtccaACATGAAAAGCACAAACCGATGTCGGATTGTTATAACCGGGTCACACTTAAACCCTCTTACTGAACAAGAGAGTTTATAGAGCTCACAGTTTACCATTTTGCCGACTAGTTGTTGTATTGTACGTTATGtagagattgttttttttttttttgtcgtagGTTATGATTACCAAATGTTctcattaaattttataatcccTGGCTAAATTGCGAATATGGTCAATGAAAGCAATTATTAATTTGACACTTTATTTATACGACATTACACGTGGTTAACCAAAACACTGGTCACTAGGAAGTGGACCTGGAACCGACCCATTATCCAAGAACTGAATACCAAACACCACAAGAATGGCTAGAACCGACAGATACGATAAACCCTCGACCGCACCCAACAAACCAAATGGCCCATTTGGCAGACCTGAcccagtttttgttttagtgtaCAAAGACCAGCCCACGATGCCAACCACCACCAAGTAGCTCACACCTTCCAACGCTCCGATTAAACCGGCCGGTCCGGGAGGTAAGCCACATCCCGTGGTCTTCAAAGTGTAGAGTGACCATCCAATAACCGGCGTCGACACTAAACTACCGGCTATAGCTGCCGTCTCCAGAAATCCACCAGTGTCGGTGTTGTCCTTGGCCTTTGCAACAACCCTACCTAACGGCTTAATTGATCGCCGGATCAAATTACCCCGGTGAAACGACGGTGGAAGAGAGGCAGAGATCGGAGATAGAAGAAGCATTTTAAGAGTGTGAGAGataaaagatagagagagagagagaaagattggATGTTGAACTCTCTCACCAGTTAATTACCACacaaaatagcaaaaaacCTCTCGGCATAAGCTTTTAAGGAGAGCCTTGACGACCGTTTGATCTTAGTGCATCACACACACTACGACAATCCTAGCAAAACCATCCTGACCAATAATGATACGACATGTGTAAGTGTAATGGATGTAAAACAAAAGACGATATAACTCAAAAGATTTATCCACATAAGCATTCTTACAAGACCCTCTAACAGAGAAACAAGGTCTCGAAACTCttcctttgtgtttttttgtgtttttctttccctCCATAAAGTGGGGTTTCTAAAAGGGCGGTAAATCCAAGCTGAGTAACCGTCATTTGAAAATCTACCAGCCTGACCATAACTGACATTTGAACATTCAGATATAGCCGCCTGAATCAAGAAGGAGCCGAGCTTCTTTTCCATCTAAAACTCATCAAACTAGAGATTCTGATCTGTATGTTCAAcgttcctcatcatcatcgtcatcatcctCACCGTCATCATCGTCATCTCGTTTTCTCTTTGGGCGAGATGATGAAGCCAAGGACTGGTCAGGAATTGGCAGGTCATCttcgacttcttcttcttcatctggaTCATTGTCCTCATTGATCGGCTCGATGTCATTACCCACAGCATCATGATCTTCCACTTGAGAAACTGGCTGAACAAGGTACCCTTCACCAGATTCTTCATcctatcaaattcatcaaataCTAGGTTAGCACTAAACACAAAGCAACAATTTGACAAATCATAACTTCACGCATGGAAGCATTccatcacaaaaaaaaaaaaagagagtcaaGTTTGGCTTTGGTTGTCTAACATGATACCTTATGGTTAACACGACAGGGTACTTCGTAAATCTAACCTGATATTTTATGcagcaaacaaaacaatgcaAGACCAGACTAGTATTCTAAACCGGTAGCAAAATTAGAGACGATACTAAAGTCCCCTCTTATATGTCCTCCATCAATCACCAAAGTTCTAATATCGATCTCTGAATAGCAGCAAGACAGTGAACTTAGGcacaaaaatttatcaaaatgaagTAGTAAGTCTATCACCACCTATCTGCCGCAACTACAAACCagtgaaaaaaacaagaaaattagtGAAACCCAAGCACAACATTCATATCTCAAAACATAATGTTTGAAGTACAAAGTGTCACCTCCtcttcaacatcatcatcttcatccgCAAACTCTCCATCATCCTCAACCCCTTGGTCATCTTCCCCAGTCTCgccatcaccatcttcatcgtcatctCCTTGTTCATGCCCATCAATCTCTCCTGCGTTCATCAACCTGCTTGTGCTCCCTGACCCACCAAGACCACGATCAGCATTATcaacttcctcttcctcctcatcctcttcatcatcttcttcatcatcaacccCATCTTCCTCATTCTCACTATCTTCAATCTCATGAACCTCAACCACATCATTATCTTCCCCTACTTCCTCCTCACCAGACTCACTATCATCCCCATCATCTTCCCTTACTTCTTCCCCATTAACAGCTTCAAGACGGAATCCATTAGCCCGATAACTCGTCCCGTTCACTCCAGTAGCCTGCTCTGACTCATCATCCTCAGCATCACTctcttcatcctcatcaacatcaacaacaccaTCTACCCTTTCACTATGGCCATTACTCATCCGAGGAGCCTCTGCTCTTTCATCTCCATCAATCTCCCCACTTCCAGGATCCTCCTCATcaccttcctcttcttcttcttcatcctcttcatcttcctcatcatcttcatcatcagactCAGGCCTCTCATTCCCTTCAGCATCAGTCTTATCTAAATACTTCAAAGTTTTAATCAAcccaaaaaccctagatcGATAATCCTTAAGCCTAGTCACAGGACACTCATACAGATCAAGAGACACAAGCTTCAACTCCGCCAAAGGAGCTAGATCCTCAACAAACTGGATCCGGTTATTAGATAAATCCAAATCACAGAACGAATCAAGCCCAGCTTCAACAAGAAACTCTAAACCAACAGTGATCCGATTATCAGATAAGATTAGCTTCTGTAAATTACCAAGTCTAGGAAACTGTTCCAGAGAAGAAACACCGATGTTAGCTACAGAAAGATGCTGAAGATTCTGAAACTTCTCGAGAACACTAGGTGGTGGTAAACGTCCCTGAACGCATTTCACAGCACCATCAAGTGTTAGCGTTCGTGTAGCTAACCTATCTGTTTGACCATCTAGAGCCGCTTCTACAGCTCTTTCCCAAATCTCATccatcaaaaccaaacccacCTTAAAGCTCACAACACACCTTCTCtctgaaaacagagaacagCTTCGAAACTCGCTGAGAAGAAGGTATCACAACAGAGCGAAGAAAGGGGAAAAAGAGGGttaaaacagaagaaattgaTGAATATCGATGAAGGGTAAGAGATGATTTGAAGAACCCAGAatcaaaaactctctcttttgaaaaatttctCTACCGGAAAAACCTAATTTGTACGGTCACCACCAGTCGCCACTAAAACCTCGTGAGGAAGACGAAAACCTaacattgttttgttctttgttggGCTCTTAATTGATTGGGGAAATTCGGTTCGGGTCGGGTTAAAAAGTGGGGACGGGTGGGTTGTTTTGGAGAATTTTGTGTGAATTATTTAACGTGTTGATAAACCGTTGGATTAAAGTGTTTAGGATCGATGACGTGGCGTAATGGAAGGTGTTgattgaattgttttgttttggttgtgtaGAAGGACGTAAGGAGGATTTGGATCTGGACAATTTCGACACGTCTCTGTTGTGTGCAACTAATAGTGGACCCCTTTGTTTGACATATTTACCAAAAACGCCATTATcggccttttttttttttttgtcaaagatgAATTATCAAATCTACAAAAACATTAGTGGATCATTAGAAATTGAAACACATATAATTCTCCCAAATTGTATGTTTGGTAAAAAGTAATTCAACATGGTTCACtaagctctttttttttgttacaagtCTAGATCATTTTAACGTGTTAAACCATTTGAGTCAATATGTGATTTAAAGCTCTATTGGGAAATTTGACTCGAAATAGTTTTTGTCGATCGAATATAGAGAATCATTGTAACTTATGTATACATCTACATTTGtatattaaaagagaaaaataaataattaaaagaaacaagaaaaaaaagaggaatcaAGAAAGAGTTTTACGTAGTCAACATTAGAAATTTATATCTACATGTGTTCGAAACTTGGCAATTGATAATTGAGATTCTAGGTAAACGTTGCCAGTAGA from Arabidopsis thaliana chromosome 3, partial sequence includes these protein-coding regions:
- a CDS encoding anti-muellerian hormone type-2 receptor (unknown protein; Has 52 Blast hits to 46 proteins in 20 species: Archae - 0; Bacteria - 0; Metazoa - 0; Fungi - 0; Plants - 45; Viruses - 0; Other Eukaryotes - 7 (source: NCBI BLink).), with amino-acid sequence MLLLSPISASLPPSFHRGNLIRRSIKPLGRVVAKAKDNTDTGGFLETAAIAGSLVSTPVIGWSLYTLKTTGCGLPPGPAGLIGALEGVSYLVVVGIVGWSLYTKTKTGSGLPNGPFGLLGAVEGLSYLSVLAILVVFGIQFLDNGSVPGPLPSDQCFG
- a CDS encoding Leucine-rich repeat (LRR) family protein (Leucine-rich repeat (LRR) family protein; BEST Arabidopsis thaliana protein match is: U2 small nuclear ribonucleoprotein A (TAIR:AT1G09760.1); Has 87837 Blast hits to 40058 proteins in 1793 species: Archae - 912; Bacteria - 10630; Metazoa - 29004; Fungi - 15487; Plants - 5654; Viruses - 1023; Other Eukaryotes - 25127 (source: NCBI BLink).), with the protein product MDEIWERAVEAALDGQTDRLATRTLTLDGAVKCVQGRLPPPSVLEKFQNLQHLSVANIGVSSLEQFPRLGNLQKLILSDNRITVGLEFLVEAGLDSFCDLDLSNNRIQFVEDLAPLAELKLVSLDLYECPVTRLKDYRSRVFGLIKTLKYLDKTDAEGNERPESDDEDDEEDEEDEEEEEEGDEEDPGSGEIDGDERAEAPRMSNGHSERVDGVVDVDEDEESDAEDDESEQATGVNGTSYRANGFRLEAVNGEEVREDDGDDSESGEEEVGEDNDVVEVHEIEDSENEEDGVDDEEDDEEDEEEEEVDNADRGLGGSGSTSRLMNAGEIDGHEQGDDDEDGDGETGEDDQGVEDDGEFADEDDDVEEEDEESGEGYLVQPVSQVEDHDAVGNDIEPINEDNDPDEEEEVEDDLPIPDQSLASSSRPKRKRDDDDDGEDDDDDDEER